The following proteins are encoded in a genomic region of Haloarcula marina:
- a CDS encoding DHH family phosphoesterase: MSRAQALWDRLAESDDLTIICHNNPDPDCLASAVALGQIAASAGIDERRILYSGEISHQQNRAFVNLLDVELKPFDPELVRNRPEGSLLAFVDHAIVGVNNRVPEGTPVDIVVDHHPVEDIVADIVDHREGVGATATILAEYVRELPMDPSSRVATALLFAIRRETLGFLRGATRAEYEAAAYLHDYADIDLLQKLSSPAVSGATIDAIGDAIENRVVRGSVLVSHVGRTSERDALPQAADYLATLEGIQTAIVFGIVEDSIQLSGRSTDARVHIGEVLHEAFEDVGSAGGHREMAGGEIPLGIFSDYTTDDTQLVDIVEQVITNRLFVALNLTERETKSKDETTEE, from the coding sequence ATGAGTCGCGCCCAAGCCCTATGGGACCGCCTCGCCGAGAGCGATGACCTCACTATCATCTGTCACAACAACCCCGACCCGGACTGTCTCGCGAGCGCCGTCGCACTCGGCCAAATCGCCGCGAGCGCCGGTATCGACGAGCGACGAATCCTCTACAGCGGCGAGATATCCCACCAGCAGAATCGGGCGTTCGTCAACCTCCTCGACGTGGAGTTGAAGCCGTTCGACCCGGAACTGGTGCGAAACCGTCCCGAAGGGTCCCTCTTAGCGTTTGTCGACCACGCGATAGTCGGTGTCAACAACCGCGTCCCCGAGGGAACACCGGTCGACATCGTCGTCGACCACCACCCGGTCGAGGACATCGTGGCCGACATCGTCGACCATCGCGAAGGTGTGGGCGCGACGGCCACTATCCTCGCCGAGTACGTCAGGGAACTGCCGATGGACCCCAGTTCGCGCGTCGCCACGGCGCTGCTGTTCGCCATCCGTCGGGAGACGCTGGGCTTCCTCCGCGGGGCCACGCGAGCGGAGTACGAGGCGGCCGCTTACCTCCACGACTACGCGGATATCGACCTCCTCCAGAAACTCTCCTCTCCGGCGGTCAGCGGGGCGACCATCGACGCTATCGGCGACGCCATCGAGAACCGCGTCGTCCGCGGGTCGGTCCTCGTCTCGCACGTCGGACGGACGAGCGAACGGGACGCCCTCCCGCAGGCGGCCGACTATCTCGCGACCCTCGAAGGTATCCAGACCGCAATCGTCTTCGGTATCGTCGAGGACAGCATTCAACTCAGCGGCCGGTCGACGGACGCGCGCGTCCACATCGGCGAGGTGCTCCACGAGGCGTTCGAGGACGTTGGGAGCGCGGGCGGCCACCGCGAGATGGCTGGCGGAGAAATCCCGCTGGGAATCTTCTCGGACTACACCACCGACGACACCCAACTGGTCGATATCGTCGAACAGGTAATCACCAACCGGTTGTTCGTGGCGCTCAACCTCACGGAACGGGAGACGAAGTCGAAAGACGAGACGACAGAGGAGTAA